In Pelorhabdus rhamnosifermentans, the DNA window ATACGGACACCCTTGTAAAAGAAGTTGTTCGGGGAGCACAAGATGCTGGTGCCGAAGCAACTATTTTTAATCTCTATGATATGAACATCAAACCTTGCCAAGGCTGTTTTGTTTGCCGTAAGACCGGATACTGCGTTATGCAAGACGATTTCCAGAACATGTTTAAACATATTGTCGATGCCGATGTTGTGGTTTTCGGCTCACCCGTATACATTTGGCAGGTTACAGCTCAAATGAAGCTGTTATGGGATAGACTCTGTGGCTTGTTTGATGAAAACTACAAGCCTAGGTATGCCACAAAAAGCCTGATCATGGTGTATTCTCAAGGAAATCCAGACGCACGGGCTTTTCAGACATCCTTTCAAACCAATGAAGGTGTACTTAAGATGTTTGGCTTAAATGTAGTCGATACCATTTTACTAACTGGCGGTGGAGACCCCAACACGGCAGCTAATACTAAAGAGCTTTTGTTAAAAGCTTATGAAACAGGAAAAGCAATTTAGCCGACCTGCCATAGTACGTTTCGCGAAGTAACCAAGGGAGCATTTTCACCAGGGCTTTGTCGCTGTCATTGACAATACTGTGACGGTCATTTATATTGAGTGCGTATCAAAATAATCAGACTTGACAAAGAAAAAAATTGGTGAATTTTGTAAGGTCGCGGATCGCCTCCACCATGTAAATCCCGTTTTTTACAATAACAGGAAATTGCAGCTCCGAATGTTATGTCAGAAGAAGATTTAAATTTGATTAAAATGATTCGTGAAGCTTATGAAGCAAAAAATAGTATTGGGTGTACCGGCCGTAGATACTGTATGCCGTGTCCTAGAGGTGTAACAATTCCTGAAATATTTAAGCTTTATAACAGCCAACAGCTTATGAAATCACATGTTATCGACAAAGTAGTATATAAAAACAATTTTGTGCCAGCAGGATCTGGTGCGGAGCAATGTGTGGCTTGTGGAATTTGCATAGGGCGTTGCCCACAAACTTTAGAAATTCCAGAATTATTGAAAAAGGTTCACGCTGAATTAATGGCATAATTAACTTAGTGGTAGAGCAAAACCGTAAAGAAAAAAACGCTGACACACTCGGAAAAGCCCTCAGCGGGAACGGGGCTATGTATTAGCGAAGAAACTTGCGCAGTCTGCTAAAACTATAACGGTAGAGGGAAGGGGCTTAACTGAAGGTCCCGTAGCCTAACTGAAGAAAGAAAAGAGTCGTGGGATTGGGAGATGTACCGTTGCTTGTCGACTTTTGATCGTGACTATCTTGGAAACTCCGGTGAACGGAAGGATTTTGAAGCAGCGTGATGTTTTTTGGAAAGTATTTTAAAATTTAAATAGAGCCGAGCGTCAATAATGATAACAAGAGAAACTTAGGCAGACTATTCCGCCAAGTTTCTCTTGTTTGTTTATACCTATTTTACAAATAATTTCTTCGCTATAGCTTCTTGTAGCTTCTAATTAATGTTTATTGGAATATTAAAGAATCGGATTAGCAAGTTTTAGAATGAAATGAATACTAAGCATGTTACTTACATAGCATTACCAACAGGTTATATAAAAAAGAATATATTTACATTGATTCATATTATAGGAATATGATTACTGCGGCGTGTAAATTAATTTGTCTAAAGACAGATAAAGAAAGTGATTTTATCTAATTATAAAGGAGCAACGTAATCAGTTGATTATTCCTAAGGCTTCAAGAGAAATTAAGGCCTCTCTTAATGTAGTTCGTTTGACTTGAAACCTATTCGCCAATTCACGTTAGCTAGAAGCGGTATGGCAAACATTTTTTTCAAATCAACCACATACGGCGAAAAGGCCGAACACGCTAATAAAATACCGACAACTCCACTTTAAGATTCTGGAGTTGTCGGAAACTTGTAAGGCTATTGTTTTGGCGCAAATGTCTATGACTAGGGCTGTAAAGGGGTGGAACCAGTCATCAAAGCCAGTATTGACAAGTCCGGAATTAAGCGTGAAGGCAATGTTGGCGGAAGTTGCCGCAAGGCAAAAGTAAAACTAAGTTATAGAATGTTGCAGGAGATGATGTATGAGAGGGGATTGAAGGTAGCCCATACAACAATAATGAGATAGATTTACCAATATTTCCCCATCATGGATGAAAGAATAAGAAAGATAAGAAAACACCTTAAACCAGCGAACGATTCGTGGCGAATGGATGAAACATACTTAAAAATCAAAGGTAAAAATGCAAATTTATATAGAGCAGTAGACTCTGAAGGAAACCATAGACTTTCGGAATATCGTGACAAAGATGCTGCGAAGAAGTTTTTTAAAAAAGCATTAAAAGCCTTACATAATCAGCAACCAAAATTGCTATATTATGAATTGATTTACGATGGGATCATATCAGTAAAAACAATACTGAGGAAGTAAAGTATTTGAATAACATCATAAAGTAAGACCATCGGTTTATAAAGCGAAAAGTTAGGCCTATGCTGGGATTTAATAGTCTTGAAACTGCAGAAAAAACTATTTGTGGAATTGGGATAATGCATATGATTAAAAAGGGGCAGGCTGGAGAGATTCAGTCTGCCCTGTCTGATGTTGAATTTATAAATAAAATTATGGGTATTATAGCTTAATATTTTGATAAATGTCGAGGTGGATTTTAGTTTGGAGATTTTTTGCATCAAAACCAAAGTATAGAAATGTGCTTGTGTATCTGGAAATAAGAAGAATACAATCTAATGAAGAAAAGCATTAAGAATTTCTTCTATTTTATTTTGCATTTCAAAGATGGAATGTTTTCTAAAACGAGCACATACTTGTGCTTGTTTATTGCAGAGTAGACATTTTCTAAATGCAGTTCTTGAAAGCTTCTCTCCATCAACGTCGATAACGTCAATGTCAAATAGGCGCCCCAAAGGATGGAAATCTTCAATATTTGACATGAGCGTTTTTATTTTAGTAGCATCACCTTTTGCACAAAGGAGCCATTCATCGCCAGTGCGCTTATGAAGGCGTGTGGAATCTAAAATTTCTATTTTTGTCGCTTGAAGTGCTTTTTCTATTTCTTTGCAACCTATATCGAAAGCTTTTCGGATTTCGGTTGTGGTTTTTATAGGACCGGGAATATTCATGCAGAATGATATTATCGGTTTTTGAAAATGTAGGAGATACTTTGTCTGCATTTTAACACGTTTTTCTCTACAGTCCATCATATCCTTTAGCGATACAGATTTACCACTCAGCATAATTGGAACTCTCCTTTAAGAAACTTTTTAATAGTGTATAACATTTCCGCTAATTTTGATTTTACGGATGATGGGGAGTGCTTCTTTGCTTTGGAAAAAGCGCAAAGTCGTTTCTGGTACAAGGTTCTTTAATACATTTATAGCATCATCCTGGAGTGCTTTTCTTACGACAGAAGCACTGATAATATTGCCGTCTACTTCTTTTCGGGGGATTACAATACAGTCAATTCCTGCTTGAGGTAGTTTCTCGTGCATAATTTGATTATAGATTCCGGTAACTTGACTTGATGGTTCCTCTCCTACGTAACGACGACGAATGCCTAATACAGATGATATTTTTTTAAAGATTTCCAAATCGAGTTCAGCATGACTGCTTATGACAGCGACTTCATCCTTTTGGAAATAACTAGGAAAAGTAGCGCTGCTGATAATGTAAGGTCCGCTGTCGTGATAAACGATATTACGCAGATGGGAAGTTCCTTCTATGACAAGTTTTTTTCGGATGGAAAAAGGAATCAAACTAGCATCTTCACTCACTATAAAGAGGTGTAGAATATCATTTTCTGATGTGGCTTTTTCTACAAGGTACAGATGACCTAGAGTAAAAGGATTTGCATTTATGACAATTGCTGCGATTTTGTTCTCTTTAGAAGCCGGACAAGTTTTATCGGAAAGTGACTGCAGATAATCTGAGAAGCCATGACGCCGGTTTTCCATAAAGACCACTTGATCTTCTATGCGGATAATTTCATAAAAGCCTAAGTCGCTAAAGAATTTGGCTGTATTACATTTCGTGTAGAGAAATAAATGCCGATTACCGCGAGCATGTTCGAATTCAATAAGATGTGTTATCACTTCATTTAGGAGTCCTTCACCTTGATGGGAGCTGCTTACAGCGAGACAGCGTAGAGTATTGCCAAAACAACTGCCCGTAGCAATGATGTTCATATGACCATCATAAATTCCGCAGGTATAATCAAGATTTTTATCACGGTGGAGGCCTTCTCGCTGTAGCAACAAATCAATTTGTTGGAGGCTCCTTTTATCTGATAAATAAATTTTAGAAACATTATAGTTGGACATAAGAAAATTCCTCCTGTGGATTTCTGATTAAATCGATAAAGGCTTTGACCTGTGGCAGATCAAGACTTTGAATTGAATACATGATATAGGTCGAGCGAATAAGGGGTTCTCCGTTTGCGAAGAAAAGGGGACGTACACAGCCATTGAAATCTTTCAGGCAGATTTTTGGTACGATTCCCCATCCCAGTCCCCGGCGTACCATTTCTACGCAGGTTGTAATATTGTCGACATAAATGCCCTGTTCTTCAATCCGGATGTTGTTTTCATGCATCCATTGAGCCAATTCCCGTTCAAAATCCGCATCGGTTTTACGGCCAATGTAAGGGATTTCGGTTAAAGACTTATATTCATCTTGTTGGCTGTAGATGGCGTAAATTCCCTCTCTGTCCAATAAATTTTTTTCGCCTTTCCAATCATCGTATTCACCTCGCAAAATGGCAATATCAATGACGCCATTTTGCAATTGAAGGTATAGGTTACGACTTTGATCCGTAGTGATGTGCGTATTTACGTGAGGATATTTTCCCTGATAAGAGGCCAAGAGGTCAGGCAAGCAATAGAGAGCATAATTGATAGAAACGCCTGCTTTTAATGTTCCACAGACGTAATTCCGACTCGCTTCAATAGCTTTGCGCATAAGGGCCAGTTGTTTGGCCGCTTCAGAGGTGTGCTTTAGAACGGCTTCGCCTGCTGCTGTGAAATGTATGCCTTGGCGCGAGCGCAACATGAGAGACACTCCAAGCTCTCGCTCAATGACTCGAATTCGTTTTGATAGGGATGATTGTGAAATATATAAAATATCTGCAGCCTGAGTAATATTTCTGGTCTTGTTTAATGTAGTCAGCAATTTAAAGTCACGTTCGTCCATAATTTTTCCCTTTCTAAGCTTTTACAAGATGCAAAACAATTCCTAAAAGGAAGACAAAATACAATTATCCATTCCAATTTTGACTAGGGTATATCTTCATTATATCCATACCATAAGTAAATGAAAAGAAAAGTTACATTCTATTTTCGAATGGAATTATAAGAAAAACAGGAATTTTACAAATAGTTTAAATTTATGTTTAATGTAAGTGATGACATCTACTTTGTAGAAAATCAAATATAAGGGAGCGACATAATTATGGAAATTCAAAAGCCAGCCATTGCTGGAACTTTGGAATCTAGTGATGCACAGATCACTGTTGAACCATTTGCTCATGGAATGGAATTGAGCATTGAAAGTAGTGTTATGAATCAATATGGGCGCCAGATAAAAGCGGCTGTTTTACAAACATTGGAACGACTTGGAGTTAAAAACGGCAAGATTGTTGTAATCGATAAGGGCGCGTTAGAATGTACGCTGAAAGCTCGCATTGAATGTGCTGTATTTAGAAGTGCTGGAGTTTCTGAGAAAGATATTCCTTGGGGAGGTATTGTAGAATGATTTCACGTCCAAAACCCCCAAAAAATCGTCTTCGTCGAACAATGATGTTTATGAATGCGCAAAAACCAGGCTTAATTAAAGATGCATATATTTATGGTTGTGATAGTATCATTTTAGATTTGGAGGATGCAGTTGCTGAAAATCAGAAGGATGCGGCGAGATTTTCGCTGTATCATGCACTTAAAACAATTGATTACGGTGATACAGAGGTTATCGTAAGAATTAATGGACTTGATACACCGCATTGGCAGGAGGATATCCGCTGTGTTGTTGCTGGAGGTGCTGATGGTGTCCGCATTGCAAAATGCGAAAGTGAAAAGGATGTAAAAACTGTTGAAGAGCATGTACTTGCGGCAGAACGAGAGTTCGGTATAGAAGAGGGCAGGACACTTCTTATGGCTGCATTAGAAAGTCCAAAGGGCATTATGAATGCGTATGAAATCGTTACGGCATCGCCGAGAATGTTTGGTTGTGCAATTTCTGGTGGGGATTTCAGAAAAAGTATGCATGTACAGATTGTCAAGGGCGGTATTGAAATGTTGGTGGCAAGAGGCCAGATGTTGCTTGCAGCTCGTGCTGCTGGTGTGCAATGTTTTGATACAATGTATCCTAACATTGATGATATGGAAGGTTTCAAGGCAGAAGTGTTGCAAAACAGAGAAATGGGTTTTGACGGAAAAAGCATTGTAAATCCAAAGCAAATTCAGTTCGTTCACGAGACATTTGCACCGACCAAGAAAGAAATTGCCTACGCGGAAAAACTTATTCGTTCCTTCAATGAACAGGCGGATTCTGGTGTCGGTGTTTACACAGTGGACGGAAAGATGGTAGACATTCCATTTTTTGAGGATGCAAGACGAGTTTTGGCGTTGGCAAAAGCATGCGGCGTATACGATGGAAACTTATAAAAGGGGGTTAAATACAGTGAAAAATGCAGTAGGTAGAGAAATTCCGAATAAACTTCTGAAAGACGGAAAAGAGGTTTATCAGGGTAAATTTTATATGGACGGAAAATACGTCAAGAAAGATTCTCCGCGGACAAGACGTTATGAAACGCCGCAAGAAAGTAAAATTTGTAAAAGTATCCGTGAAGCATGTGAAAAATGCGGTGCGCATGACGGTATGACTTTTTCGTTTCATTCGGATTTCCGTAATGGCGATTATGTAGCGAGTATGGTCGCAAAGGTTCTTATTGAGGAAATGGGTTTAAAGGATCTTACTATTGCC includes these proteins:
- a CDS encoding 4Fe-4S dicluster domain-containing protein, whose translation is MSEEDLNLIKMIREAYEAKNSIGCTGRRYCMPCPRGVTIPEIFKLYNSQQLMKSHVIDKVVYKNNFVPAGSGAEQCVACGICIGRCPQTLEIPELLKKVHAELMA
- a CDS encoding GntR family transcriptional regulator, encoding MANRFQVKRTTLREALISLEALGIIN
- a CDS encoding DDE-type integrase/transposase/recombinase, encoding MDETYLKIKGKNANLYRAVDSEGNHRLSEYRDKDAAKKFFKKALKALHNQQPKLLYYELIYDGIISVKTILRK
- a CDS encoding transposase yields the protein MLGFNSLETAEKTICGIGIMHMIKKGQAGEIQSALSDVEFINKIMGIIA
- the citX gene encoding citrate lyase holo-[acyl-carrier protein] synthase, which codes for MLSGKSVSLKDMMDCREKRVKMQTKYLLHFQKPIISFCMNIPGPIKTTTEIRKAFDIGCKEIEKALQATKIEILDSTRLHKRTGDEWLLCAKGDATKIKTLMSNIEDFHPLGRLFDIDVIDVDGEKLSRTAFRKCLLCNKQAQVCARFRKHSIFEMQNKIEEILNAFLH
- the citC gene encoding [citrate (pro-3S)-lyase] ligase, whose protein sequence is MSNYNVSKIYLSDKRSLQQIDLLLQREGLHRDKNLDYTCGIYDGHMNIIATGSCFGNTLRCLAVSSSHQGEGLLNEVITHLIEFEHARGNRHLFLYTKCNTAKFFSDLGFYEIIRIEDQVVFMENRRHGFSDYLQSLSDKTCPASKENKIAAIVINANPFTLGHLYLVEKATSENDILHLFIVSEDASLIPFSIRKKLVIEGTSHLRNIVYHDSGPYIISSATFPSYFQKDEVAVISSHAELDLEIFKKISSVLGIRRRYVGEEPSSQVTGIYNQIMHEKLPQAGIDCIVIPRKEVDGNIISASVVRKALQDDAINVLKNLVPETTLRFFQSKEALPIIRKIKISGNVIHY
- a CDS encoding LysR family transcriptional regulator; translation: MDERDFKLLTTLNKTRNITQAADILYISQSSLSKRIRVIERELGVSLMLRSRQGIHFTAAGEAVLKHTSEAAKQLALMRKAIEASRNYVCGTLKAGVSINYALYCLPDLLASYQGKYPHVNTHITTDQSRNLYLQLQNGVIDIAILRGEYDDWKGEKNLLDREGIYAIYSQQDEYKSLTEIPYIGRKTDADFERELAQWMHENNIRIEEQGIYVDNITTCVEMVRRGLGWGIVPKICLKDFNGCVRPLFFANGEPLIRSTYIMYSIQSLDLPQVKAFIDLIRNPQEEFSYVQL
- the citD gene encoding citrate lyase acyl carrier protein, with the protein product MEIQKPAIAGTLESSDAQITVEPFAHGMELSIESSVMNQYGRQIKAAVLQTLERLGVKNGKIVVIDKGALECTLKARIECAVFRSAGVSEKDIPWGGIVE
- a CDS encoding aldolase/citrate lyase family protein encodes the protein MISRPKPPKNRLRRTMMFMNAQKPGLIKDAYIYGCDSIILDLEDAVAENQKDAARFSLYHALKTIDYGDTEVIVRINGLDTPHWQEDIRCVVAGGADGVRIAKCESEKDVKTVEEHVLAAEREFGIEEGRTLLMAALESPKGIMNAYEIVTASPRMFGCAISGGDFRKSMHVQIVKGGIEMLVARGQMLLAARAAGVQCFDTMYPNIDDMEGFKAEVLQNREMGFDGKSIVNPKQIQFVHETFAPTKKEIAYAEKLIRSFNEQADSGVGVYTVDGKMVDIPFFEDARRVLALAKACGVYDGNL